In Leptospirillum ferriphilum, the genomic window GGATCGGGTATTTCCCCTGGGCCCCGGGAACCATGGGAAGTCTGGCTGCGGTTTTCGTCTGGTGGATGCTTCCCCTGGAACCGTTTTTTGAGGAAATTTCAGGAATATTTCTTGCCGGCGTTGCGGGGATCTACTTTAGTGGCCGATTTTCCGGGTATCTGGGGGTTCGGGATCCGGATGTGATTGTGGTGGACGAGTTCGTGGGACAATTCATTTCTCTCCTGTGGACAGAACATGATATCATTCATGGGTTAACCGCATTTCTCTTTTTCCGTTTTCTGGATATTTTCAAGCCCGGACCGATTCGCTGGGCCGAGCGTCTACCCGGCGGTGTCGGTATCATGGCAGACGATATACTTGCAGGCTGTTTGGCTGGTGTGCTGACACTGGAGCTCTACCGCATGATGCCCGCCTGACTTGCCCTTTTGGGGTAACACAGCGGGCATCACAGACAATATCGCACGGGTTTTGGCAGAAGCAACAAACTGGATTGCAGGATTTCGTGATTTTTTAAGGAGGGAGTTTTGGCAGAAGAACGAGATCAGGCCCGTCAGAAATCACTTGATCTGGCCTTGTCACAGAT contains:
- a CDS encoding phosphatidylglycerophosphatase A; translation: MKNVLPVLDRMISTVFGIGYFPWAPGTMGSLAAVFVWWMLPLEPFFEEISGIFLAGVAGIYFSGRFSGYLGVRDPDVIVVDEFVGQFISLLWTEHDIIHGLTAFLFFRFLDIFKPGPIRWAERLPGGVGIMADDILAGCLAGVLTLELYRMMPA